Within Cnuibacter physcomitrellae, the genomic segment GCGGCAGCGAGATGCCCGTCGCCGTGAACCCCCGCTCGCAGGATGCGGTCTACCGCGCCGTCGGGCGTGGTGGGGTCGTGCTCATCGGCGAGGGACCCCGCTCGCGCACCCAGCGCATGCTCGACGACGAGAAGCGGAAGGTGCAGCGCATCCTGCCGAACGTGCCGGTCACGTTCATGGTCGTCGGGCCCGACGAGGACTCCGTGCCGCTGCACCGTGTCGCCACGAAGATGGCCCGCATCAAGCCGGTCCTCACCAAGCCCGAGGTGATGGCCGTCAGCAACCGCCTCACTTCACTCACCTCGGCGTCGCCGGTCGCGATCCCGAAGGGCATCGACCCGATGCGGATGCGCCCCCAGCGCCCGCGCTGATCGGCTTCCGACCAGCGCGGCTCAGCGCTTGACGAGGACGGTGCCCGAGAACACGTCGTGGAGGCCGCGCTGGTCCGAGTCCCAGATCACCGCGGGGACGACGAGCATCAGCAGCACCGTGCGGAGGATGGGCCGCCACCAACCGGCCCAGGCGCCGTTCAGCATCACCACGCGCATCCCGAGCAGCAGATGCCCCACGCCGCCGCCGAGAGTGGCGATGAAGAGGCACTGCTCGACGAAGAACACCAGCGAGCTGCCCCACCAGGTCCCGAAGAAGAACGCGTAGTAGATCAGGTAGCAGAGGGCGAAGTCGATGAGGAGCGCTGCGATCCGTCGACCAGGACGGGCGACGGATCCGCGACCCTCCTGAGGGAAGCCGAGGCGTTCCCCGGGCCACCGGCTGGGAGCCGCTCCCCCGGTGGACGCGGGACGATCATCGGGTCTGCTCACCGGTCGAGCCTATCGCCCGACCGGCGGCGTCCTCCGCGGCTCGCTCCGGGCGACCGTTCCGGCAGAACCCAGGCGGACGTAACATGCCGGAAACAATGGTGACACCGCCGCGTCACGAC encodes:
- a CDS encoding RDD family protein → MSRPDDRPASTGGAAPSRWPGERLGFPQEGRGSVARPGRRIAALLIDFALCYLIYYAFFFGTWWGSSLVFFVEQCLFIATLGGGVGHLLLGMRVVMLNGAWAGWWRPILRTVLLMLVVPAVIWDSDQRGLHDVFSGTVLVKR
- a CDS encoding DUF4191 domain-containing protein, which encodes MARSSDKAQKQPKEPGRIKQMWQVFQMTRRYDPNAMWIMALGFALPVLAGVAVALIISRDNVFGIVMWILAGVLAGLLIALVILGRRAERAAYKQIEGQAGAVGAVLRSSLRRSWRGSEMPVAVNPRSQDAVYRAVGRGGVVLIGEGPRSRTQRMLDDEKRKVQRILPNVPVTFMVVGPDEDSVPLHRVATKMARIKPVLTKPEVMAVSNRLTSLTSASPVAIPKGIDPMRMRPQRPR